One window of the Lytechinus variegatus isolate NC3 chromosome 3, Lvar_3.0, whole genome shotgun sequence genome contains the following:
- the LOC121411674 gene encoding polyglutamine-binding protein 1-like isoform X1: protein MFLTQNELNNFDKYKSSKEQSLTMSLPPALAARLKKRGILKADSSNIENDPTEEIIAADYSGDIQPDLSKEQIIIDNDNLPHGWWKVKDPPSGFFYYWDSNTDMVSWLSPTDSKANISLSAKKLREIEEKRIRLREAQPKPPGMEPPDRVEIGPVIPSSVPLPPPKNPPPRSGGERSRRDHRGSRSRRQKDDELDPMDPAAYSDTPRGNWSSGLPSHQEAKTGVDVTANGPLYQMRPYPSPGAILRANKGNANT from the exons ATGTTCCTAACCCAAAACGAACTCAACAACTTTGACAAG TATAAATCATCCAAGGAACAAAGCCTGACCATGTCTCTGCCACCTGCTTTAGCAGCTCGTTTGAAGAAGAGGGGAATCTTGAAAGCTGACTCATCTAATATTGAAAATG ATCCGACAGAAGAAATCATTGCAGCAGATTATTCCGGTGACATCCAACCTGACTTGAGCAAGGAACAGATTATCATTGACAATGACAACTTACCTCATGGTTGGTGGAAGGTCAAAGATCCCCCAAG tGGATTTTTCTACTACTGGGATTCCAACACAGATATGGTCTCATGGCTCTCCCCCACAG ATTCCAAGGCAAACATTTCATTGTCGGCCAAGAAACTGAGAGAGATAGAAGAGAAGAGGATAAGATTGAGAGAAGCACAACCCAAACCACCAGGCATGGAACCACCTGACAGG gtGGAGATTGGACCAGTCATTCCCTCCAGCGTCCCACTTCCTCCTCCCAAGAACCCCCCACCAAGATCTGGAGGTGAAAGGTCAAGAAGAGATCATAGag GTTCTAGAAGTAGGCGACAAAAAGATGATGAGCTAGATCCAATGGACCCAGCAGCTTATTCTGATACTCCAAG GGGTAATTGGAGCAGTGGATTACCATCACATCAAGAAGCTAAGACGGGGGTCGATGTAACTGCTAATGGACCTCTCTATCAGATGAGACCTTATCCAAGTCCTGGCGCTATTCTTAGAGCTAATAAAGGCAATGCTAACACATGA
- the LOC121411674 gene encoding polyglutamine-binding protein 1-like isoform X2 translates to MSLPPALAARLKKRGILKADSSNIENDPTEEIIAADYSGDIQPDLSKEQIIIDNDNLPHGWWKVKDPPSGFFYYWDSNTDMVSWLSPTDSKANISLSAKKLREIEEKRIRLREAQPKPPGMEPPDRVEIGPVIPSSVPLPPPKNPPPRSGGERSRRDHRGSRSRRQKDDELDPMDPAAYSDTPRGNWSSGLPSHQEAKTGVDVTANGPLYQMRPYPSPGAILRANKGNANT, encoded by the exons ATGTCTCTGCCACCTGCTTTAGCAGCTCGTTTGAAGAAGAGGGGAATCTTGAAAGCTGACTCATCTAATATTGAAAATG ATCCGACAGAAGAAATCATTGCAGCAGATTATTCCGGTGACATCCAACCTGACTTGAGCAAGGAACAGATTATCATTGACAATGACAACTTACCTCATGGTTGGTGGAAGGTCAAAGATCCCCCAAG tGGATTTTTCTACTACTGGGATTCCAACACAGATATGGTCTCATGGCTCTCCCCCACAG ATTCCAAGGCAAACATTTCATTGTCGGCCAAGAAACTGAGAGAGATAGAAGAGAAGAGGATAAGATTGAGAGAAGCACAACCCAAACCACCAGGCATGGAACCACCTGACAGG gtGGAGATTGGACCAGTCATTCCCTCCAGCGTCCCACTTCCTCCTCCCAAGAACCCCCCACCAAGATCTGGAGGTGAAAGGTCAAGAAGAGATCATAGag GTTCTAGAAGTAGGCGACAAAAAGATGATGAGCTAGATCCAATGGACCCAGCAGCTTATTCTGATACTCCAAG GGGTAATTGGAGCAGTGGATTACCATCACATCAAGAAGCTAAGACGGGGGTCGATGTAACTGCTAATGGACCTCTCTATCAGATGAGACCTTATCCAAGTCCTGGCGCTATTCTTAGAGCTAATAAAGGCAATGCTAACACATGA